A portion of the Ferrimonas lipolytica genome contains these proteins:
- the nrdA gene encoding class 1a ribonucleoside-diphosphate reductase subunit alpha codes for MNGNLLVTKRNGTKESIDLEKIHRVITWAAKDLHNVSVSQVELAAHIHFFDGIETEAIHETIIKAAADLISEETPDYQYLAARLAVFHLRKKAYGQFEPPHLYDHVTKMAEAGLYDQHLLADYSRDELNELNEHLDHWRDMDFSYAAVKQLEGKYLVQNRVTGQIYESAQFLYMLVSACLFSNYSRATRLDYVKRFYDAVSQFKISLPTPIMSGVRTPTRQFSSCVLIECGDSLDSINATSASIVKYVSQRAGIGINAGNIRALGSPIRGGEAFHTGLLPFFKHFQTAVKSCSQGGVRGGAATLFYPLWHLEVEDLLVLKNNRGTEANRIRHMDYGVQINKTLYQRLIDGASVTLFSPSDVPGLYDAFFADQDKFEALYCQYEQDPSIRKRSVKAVELFSLLMQERASTGRIYIQHVDHCNTHSPFDPSVAPIKQSNLCLEIALPTKPLQDFNDENGEIALCTLSAFNLGAIDSLDELEELAQLAVRALDSLLDYQDYPVNAARISTMNRRTLGIGVINFAYYLAKNGKRYSDGSGNGLTHKTFEAIQYYLLKASNELAQEHGACPAFDETTYSQGVLPIDTYKRSLDEIVDEPLHLDWETLRSNIVKHGLRNSTLSALMPSETSSQISNATNGIEPPRGLVSVKASKDGVMKQVVPGIETLADSYELLWNIPSNNGYLQLVGVMQKFVDQAISANTNYDPSRFPEGRMPIKTLLTDLMLAYKYGLKTLYYQNTRDGQTDATADTDGDDDCAGGACKI; via the coding sequence ATGAATGGCAACCTACTCGTCACCAAACGCAACGGCACCAAAGAATCGATAGATCTGGAAAAGATCCATCGCGTGATAACTTGGGCTGCAAAGGATCTTCACAACGTGTCAGTTTCCCAAGTGGAACTGGCCGCTCATATCCACTTTTTTGATGGCATCGAGACCGAAGCCATTCACGAAACCATCATTAAAGCCGCAGCAGACCTTATCAGCGAAGAAACCCCAGATTACCAATATCTCGCAGCGCGATTAGCGGTATTTCATTTGCGTAAAAAGGCCTATGGCCAATTTGAGCCGCCGCATCTTTATGATCACGTTACCAAGATGGCCGAAGCGGGACTGTACGACCAACACCTGTTAGCAGACTATAGCCGTGATGAATTAAACGAGCTAAACGAGCACCTTGACCATTGGCGTGATATGGACTTCTCCTATGCCGCAGTCAAGCAGCTTGAAGGCAAGTACTTGGTCCAGAATCGAGTAACTGGCCAGATCTACGAGAGCGCTCAGTTTCTGTATATGTTGGTATCGGCGTGCTTGTTCTCCAATTACTCGCGCGCTACCCGTTTGGATTACGTCAAACGCTTCTATGATGCGGTGTCGCAGTTTAAGATCTCACTGCCTACCCCCATCATGAGCGGGGTACGCACACCCACTCGCCAATTTAGTTCCTGCGTGCTGATTGAGTGTGGCGATAGTTTAGATTCCATCAATGCCACCTCGGCCTCAATCGTTAAGTACGTCAGCCAGCGAGCAGGTATTGGTATCAATGCCGGTAACATCCGTGCATTGGGCAGCCCTATCCGTGGCGGCGAAGCGTTTCATACCGGTTTACTGCCATTCTTTAAGCACTTCCAGACCGCGGTGAAGTCATGCTCGCAAGGCGGTGTTCGTGGTGGTGCCGCTACCCTGTTCTACCCGTTGTGGCATCTAGAGGTAGAAGATCTGCTGGTGCTCAAGAACAACCGCGGTACCGAAGCCAACCGTATCCGTCATATGGATTACGGTGTTCAGATCAACAAAACCCTTTACCAACGCTTGATTGATGGTGCCAGCGTTACCCTCTTCTCGCCGTCCGACGTACCAGGCCTGTATGACGCATTCTTTGCCGATCAAGATAAATTTGAAGCGCTGTACTGCCAATATGAACAGGATCCATCTATTCGTAAGCGCAGCGTTAAAGCGGTCGAATTGTTCTCACTGTTGATGCAAGAACGCGCCTCTACCGGTCGTATTTACATCCAACACGTTGATCACTGCAATACCCACAGCCCATTTGATCCAAGTGTGGCACCAATCAAGCAGTCAAATCTCTGCTTAGAGATCGCTCTGCCGACCAAGCCGTTACAAGATTTCAACGACGAAAACGGTGAGATCGCGCTGTGCACTCTATCCGCCTTTAACCTCGGAGCCATCGACTCACTAGACGAGTTGGAAGAGCTGGCCCAGTTAGCAGTACGTGCTCTGGATAGCCTCTTGGATTACCAAGACTATCCCGTTAACGCAGCACGGATTAGTACCATGAATCGCCGTACGTTAGGCATTGGTGTCATCAACTTTGCGTACTATCTCGCTAAGAATGGCAAACGCTACAGTGATGGCAGCGGCAACGGCCTGACCCACAAAACCTTTGAAGCGATTCAATACTACTTACTCAAGGCTTCAAACGAATTGGCTCAAGAGCATGGAGCTTGCCCAGCGTTTGACGAAACAACGTATAGCCAAGGTGTGCTCCCTATCGACACCTACAAGCGCAGCTTGGATGAGATTGTCGATGAACCACTGCACCTTGACTGGGAAACACTGCGTAGCAATATTGTTAAGCACGGCTTACGTAACTCAACTCTCTCAGCGTTAATGCCGTCGGAGACCTCATCGCAAATATCCAATGCTACTAATGGCATCGAACCGCCTCGTGGATTGGTGTCGGTTAAAGCATCGAAAGATGGCGTAATGAAACAGGTAGTTCCGGGTATTGAGACCTTAGCAGATAGCTATGAACTGCTTTGGAATATCCCGTCGAACAACGGTTACTTACAGTTGGTTGGGGTGATGCAGAAGTTTGTCGACCAAGCGATCTCAGCCAACACCAACTACGACCCCTCTCGATTCCCAGAGGGTCGTATGCCAATCAAGACATTATTAACCGACCTGATGCTTGCTTATAAATACGGCCTCAAGACGCTGTACTACCAGAACACCCGCGATGGTCAAACCGATGCAACCGCCGATACCGACGGTGATGATGATTGCGCCGGCGGCGCGTGCAAGATTTAA
- the nrdB gene encoding class Ia ribonucleoside-diphosphate reductase subunit beta: protein MTEAMTHKYSTFSRVANNALTEPMFLGNPVNVARFDQQRHPHFERLIEKQLSFFWRPEEVDVAKDRIDYNALAPHEQHIFISNLKYQTLLDSIQGRSPNVALLPLVSLPELETWIETWSFYETIHSRSYTHIIRNIIGNPAEVFDDIVVNEEILKRAGDISKYYDDLIDISQKYQQLGEGEHQLNGETINIRKRDIKKKLYLCLMSVNVLEAVRFYVSFACSFAFAEQEKMEGNAKIIRLIARDEQLHLQGTQHMINLMLDGKDDPDMAAIGMECHMDAIDIFRKAAQQEKEWAEYLFKDGSMLGMNKTILEDYVEFITNQRMEAIGLPPLFEKRSNPLPWMSKWLESDAVQVAPQEVEVSSYLTNQIDNQIEEQDLADFTL, encoded by the coding sequence ATGACCGAAGCAATGACTCATAAATACAGCACCTTCTCTCGGGTAGCCAATAATGCGCTAACCGAGCCGATGTTCTTAGGTAATCCAGTAAATGTGGCCCGATTTGATCAACAACGTCACCCTCATTTCGAACGTCTGATTGAAAAGCAGTTATCTTTTTTCTGGCGACCAGAGGAGGTTGATGTAGCTAAAGACCGGATCGACTACAACGCCTTGGCACCGCACGAGCAGCACATCTTCATCTCCAATTTGAAGTACCAAACCCTGCTTGATTCCATTCAAGGCCGTAGTCCTAACGTGGCATTGCTGCCATTGGTGTCATTGCCAGAGCTCGAAACGTGGATTGAAACCTGGTCGTTCTACGAGACCATCCACTCTCGCTCGTACACCCACATCATCCGTAATATTATCGGCAACCCCGCCGAAGTGTTCGACGATATCGTAGTTAATGAAGAGATCTTAAAACGCGCAGGGGATATCTCAAAGTACTACGACGATCTGATCGATATCAGCCAAAAGTATCAACAACTCGGTGAAGGTGAGCATCAACTTAACGGCGAAACCATCAACATCCGAAAACGTGATATCAAGAAAAAGCTCTATCTGTGTTTGATGTCAGTCAACGTACTGGAAGCGGTACGTTTCTACGTATCCTTTGCTTGCTCCTTCGCTTTTGCTGAGCAAGAAAAGATGGAAGGCAACGCCAAGATCATTCGCCTTATCGCCCGTGACGAACAGCTGCACCTCCAAGGCACCCAGCACATGATCAACCTGATGCTGGACGGTAAAGATGATCCAGACATGGCTGCCATTGGCATGGAGTGTCATATGGACGCCATCGACATCTTCCGTAAGGCAGCGCAGCAAGAGAAAGAGTGGGCGGAGTATCTGTTTAAAGACGGTTCAATGTTGGGCATGAACAAAACCATTCTTGAGGATTACGTCGAGTTCATTACCAACCAACGAATGGAAGCCATTGGTTTACCACCGCTGTTTGAGAAGCGCTCTAATCCACTGCCGTGGATGAGCAAATGGCTAGAGTCTGACGCAGTCCAGGTTGCGCCCCAAGAAGTTGAGGTAAGCTCATACCTGACCAACCAGATTGACAACCAGATTGAAGAACAAGATCTGGCGGACTTTACTCTATGA
- a CDS encoding 2Fe-2S iron-sulfur cluster-binding protein, with the protein MIHQVTLPNGDLAEHKEGEPLLALLKENGLYSECQNGFCGACKTKVKCGSVRYLFEPMARIQADEVLPCCCTPTSNIEVEY; encoded by the coding sequence ATGATCCATCAAGTCACCTTGCCTAACGGCGATTTAGCTGAACATAAAGAGGGCGAACCTTTACTCGCTTTGCTTAAAGAGAACGGCTTGTACAGCGAATGCCAAAACGGCTTTTGTGGCGCTTGTAAGACCAAGGTGAAATGCGGCAGCGTCCGTTATCTGTTTGAGCCGATGGCACGTATCCAAGCGGATGAGGTGCTGCCTTGCTGCTGTACACCAACCAGCAATATTGAAGTTGAGTATTGA
- a CDS encoding C-GCAxxG-C-C family protein: MPLPLRTEPNAHLPVRKQRLENRKAERARSYSPSSTETRVEAESLYREGKFLCSEAVFTTVNNYLGQPADSTMVKMASGFPVGIGMAGCLCGALSGGVMALGLKHGREQAGEELSDEIFPLSAELHDRFIRRNKVSCCRKLISKMEFGSEQHLQQCIRFTGEVAADVIDLLEHGITHPQAAATAIDECSGC; encoded by the coding sequence ATGCCATTACCACTACGTACCGAACCCAATGCTCACCTTCCCGTAAGAAAACAGCGCTTAGAAAACCGCAAAGCGGAAAGGGCTCGAAGCTATTCACCCAGCAGTACTGAAACGCGTGTCGAAGCTGAATCGCTCTACCGCGAAGGTAAATTTCTCTGCTCAGAGGCGGTTTTTACTACGGTTAACAACTATCTTGGTCAACCAGCGGACAGCACAATGGTTAAAATGGCATCGGGGTTTCCGGTTGGCATCGGTATGGCAGGATGTTTATGTGGTGCTTTGTCCGGTGGGGTAATGGCATTAGGGCTAAAACATGGCCGTGAACAAGCTGGGGAGGAACTGTCCGATGAGATATTTCCGTTATCTGCCGAGTTACATGACCGTTTTATACGTCGTAATAAAGTGAGTTGTTGTCGCAAGTTGATTAGCAAAATGGAATTTGGTTCTGAGCAACATCTACAACAATGTATCCGTTTTACCGGTGAAGTAGCGGCAGACGTAATTGATCTACTCGAACACGGCATTACGCACCCTCAAGCCGCAGCTACAGCGATTGATGAGTGCAGCGGCTGTTGA
- a CDS encoding acyl-CoA-binding protein gives MDIHQQFEQAQEQLNTLTTRPNNDMLLSLYSLFKQASEGDCTGTRPSAFSMAKFAKFTAWEKQAGRSAEECMEEYIDLVKRLVN, from the coding sequence ATGGATATTCACCAGCAGTTCGAACAGGCACAAGAGCAATTGAATACGTTAACCACTCGGCCGAATAACGATATGCTTTTGTCGCTATATAGCTTGTTCAAACAAGCATCCGAAGGGGATTGCACCGGTACTCGCCCGTCAGCATTTTCGATGGCTAAATTTGCTAAATTTACGGCATGGGAAAAACAAGCTGGTCGGAGCGCCGAAGAGTGTATGGAAGAGTACATTGATTTGGTTAAACGCTTGGTAAACTAA
- a CDS encoding NADPH-dependent 2,4-dienoyl-CoA reductase codes for MNNNYPHMLAPLDLGFTTLKNRVLMGSMHTGLEEERGGYDKQAEFFAERARGGVGLIVTGGIAPNYAGRVHFFASQLSFPWQVKHHRKITDAVHKEDGKICMQILHAGRYAYHPISVAPSKIKSPITPFTPFALSSRGIKKTIKDYAKAASLAQKAGYDGVEIMGSEGYLLNQFLCKRTNKRTDEYGGEIENRARLAMDVVKAIRAAVGKEFIIIFRLSMLDLVEGGNNWDEVVSLAKWLEQAGVTIINTGIGWHEARVPTIATSVPRAAFAEVTERMRKEVSIPLVATNRINTPEIAEEILASNQADMVSMARPFLADAHFVNKAAQGQRQQINICIGCNQGCLDHTFKGKRSTCLVNPFACYEGELKLEPAPVTKTVAVVGAGPAGMASACYAAERGYQVTLFEAQEQLGGQFNLAAQIPGKEEFNETLVYFRQRLADLKVTIKTGHYASAADLATFDERILATGIKPRMPSIPGVNGANVVSYQQVLRQEVEVGKRVALIGAGGIGFDMAEYLSEAHESATLDRAKWLAQWGIDVNYQQAGGLTKRDDSAFESAREIYLVQRKSTRPGKDLGKTTGWIHRTVLKDRGVNFVIGASYEKIDSQGLHIKQEDKASVLEVDTIVLCAGQESNRDLVADLDGQSLNYHLVGGAELAAELDAKRAIRQAAEVVVSL; via the coding sequence ATGAACAACAACTACCCCCATATGCTTGCTCCACTCGATCTTGGCTTTACTACCTTAAAAAACCGCGTGTTAATGGGATCGATGCACACGGGTTTGGAAGAGGAAAGAGGCGGCTACGACAAGCAAGCAGAGTTTTTCGCTGAGCGTGCTAGAGGAGGGGTCGGGTTGATTGTTACCGGTGGTATCGCTCCTAACTATGCCGGCCGAGTTCATTTCTTTGCTAGTCAACTGTCGTTCCCATGGCAGGTTAAGCACCATCGCAAGATCACCGACGCAGTGCACAAAGAAGATGGCAAAATCTGTATGCAGATCCTGCATGCAGGTCGGTATGCTTATCACCCTATATCGGTAGCGCCAAGTAAGATTAAGTCGCCGATTACTCCGTTTACGCCTTTTGCACTTAGCAGTCGCGGTATTAAAAAGACCATTAAGGACTACGCTAAGGCAGCAAGCTTAGCGCAGAAAGCGGGTTATGACGGCGTTGAGATAATGGGCTCAGAAGGTTACCTACTTAACCAATTCTTATGTAAACGTACCAACAAGCGTACCGATGAATACGGCGGCGAGATTGAAAATCGAGCTCGACTAGCGATGGATGTGGTCAAAGCTATTCGCGCCGCCGTTGGCAAAGAATTTATTATTATCTTCCGATTATCGATGCTGGACTTGGTTGAGGGAGGCAACAACTGGGACGAGGTTGTTAGCTTGGCAAAATGGCTTGAACAGGCCGGTGTAACCATTATTAACACCGGTATTGGTTGGCATGAAGCACGGGTTCCAACCATCGCCACCAGTGTACCGCGCGCGGCATTTGCCGAGGTGACCGAGCGGATGCGCAAAGAGGTATCCATCCCCCTTGTTGCCACCAATCGCATTAATACTCCGGAAATCGCCGAAGAGATTCTCGCTTCAAACCAAGCTGACATGGTTTCGATGGCGAGACCCTTCTTAGCCGACGCCCATTTCGTTAATAAAGCCGCGCAAGGCCAACGGCAGCAGATCAATATCTGCATTGGCTGTAACCAAGGCTGCCTTGACCACACCTTTAAGGGCAAACGCTCAACCTGTTTGGTAAATCCATTTGCGTGTTACGAAGGTGAGTTAAAGTTAGAGCCGGCACCAGTGACTAAAACGGTCGCCGTAGTCGGAGCTGGTCCTGCAGGTATGGCATCGGCTTGTTATGCAGCAGAACGCGGTTACCAAGTAACACTGTTTGAAGCGCAGGAGCAGCTTGGTGGTCAGTTTAACCTTGCGGCCCAGATCCCGGGAAAAGAGGAGTTTAACGAGACCTTGGTGTATTTCCGCCAGCGTTTAGCCGACCTGAAGGTAACCATCAAAACTGGCCATTACGCTTCGGCAGCAGATTTAGCAACCTTTGACGAGCGGATCCTCGCCACTGGCATCAAACCGCGTATGCCATCGATCCCAGGGGTTAATGGAGCCAATGTAGTTTCTTACCAGCAGGTGTTACGACAAGAAGTTGAAGTAGGCAAGCGGGTGGCATTGATTGGTGCCGGAGGTATCGGTTTCGATATGGCCGAATACCTATCTGAGGCACATGAATCAGCAACTTTAGACCGGGCTAAATGGTTAGCTCAATGGGGGATCGATGTTAACTACCAACAAGCGGGTGGGTTGACCAAACGTGATGACAGTGCCTTTGAGTCGGCACGAGAGATCTATTTGGTGCAACGCAAGAGTACACGCCCAGGAAAGGATTTAGGTAAAACGACCGGTTGGATCCACCGCACCGTTTTGAAGGACCGCGGCGTTAACTTTGTTATCGGTGCATCTTACGAAAAGATTGATTCTCAAGGGTTGCATATTAAACAGGAAGATAAAGCCTCAGTGCTTGAGGTGGATACAATCGTTTTGTGTGCCGGTCAAGAATCAAATCGCGATTTAGTTGCCGACCTTGATGGTCAGTCCCTTAACTACCATTTGGTTGGTGGTGCTGAACTCGCGGCAGAATTAGATGCAAAACGGGCTATCCGTCAGGCGGCTGAGGTGGTGGTCTCGCTTTAG
- the sppA gene encoding signal peptide peptidase SppA, producing MPKRPSLIGRFFRLIFSVINGFRRLVLNVLFFGILAAIIVSLGSDSQSPSLQNGAALVIPLNGIVVEELSEVDPVAALFGQNSEEPQEILLSELLHTIQQAGKDDRIGGIVLKPGNLGAGLSKLEDIGHALTEYKESGKPLLFIGGGIEQTNYYLASFADNITINSGGGVAIEGLGMSRLYYKEALDKLQITTHLYRVGKYKSFAESYTRNDMSDPAREASQAVIDDLWGSYVDTVSSNRDIDPRVLAPSLDNVSQLLEESDNDTAKMALSTGLVDQLATDIEMRAGLMQTFGADEDDEHQLNAIGYRDYASLVATSSNPLIEDKIAIVVAKGTILNGDQPPGTIGGVSTAKLLREARFDEQVKAVVLRVDSGGGSAYASEQLRQEVLALQAAGKPVVASMGSVAASGGYWISASADRIFAQEDTITGSIGIISMFQTFEKAAEFVGVHQDGVATSDIREISFIEPLNEKIGPIVQRLMDKGYHDFISLVSQSRGLDLATVDSVAQGRIWSGIDALELGLVDEIGSLDQAIAAAADLASIGSYDTKVISHELTPEQELIREILNSVSVYMPEPSTDTKLLWQLKGLLKPIEAQLRLNDPNNLYYLCVECDNIR from the coding sequence ATGCCCAAACGGCCTTCATTAATCGGACGTTTCTTTCGGTTAATATTTTCGGTAATCAACGGCTTTCGCCGATTAGTGCTCAACGTTTTGTTCTTCGGGATCTTAGCTGCAATCATCGTTAGCTTAGGTTCAGATAGTCAGTCACCTAGCCTACAGAACGGCGCTGCGTTGGTTATCCCACTCAATGGCATTGTGGTTGAAGAGCTTAGCGAAGTGGATCCCGTCGCTGCGCTGTTCGGGCAAAACAGCGAGGAACCGCAAGAGATATTGTTGTCGGAACTGCTGCATACCATTCAACAGGCAGGTAAAGACGACCGCATTGGCGGCATCGTGTTAAAGCCCGGCAATCTTGGTGCCGGTTTGTCAAAGTTGGAAGACATTGGCCACGCTCTAACTGAATACAAAGAGAGCGGCAAACCACTGCTATTTATCGGTGGTGGCATTGAACAAACCAATTACTATTTGGCGTCGTTTGCTGACAACATCACCATCAACAGTGGTGGCGGAGTTGCTATTGAAGGTCTGGGCATGAGTCGCCTCTACTATAAAGAAGCGCTTGATAAGCTGCAGATCACCACGCACCTATACCGTGTAGGTAAATATAAATCATTCGCTGAATCGTACACTCGCAACGACATGTCCGATCCTGCTCGTGAAGCCTCACAAGCTGTAATAGACGACCTATGGGGCAGCTACGTTGATACTGTTAGTAGCAATCGAGATATTGACCCGCGAGTGTTAGCACCGAGTTTGGATAATGTTTCACAGCTGCTCGAAGAGAGCGATAACGATACCGCGAAGATGGCGCTGAGCACTGGCTTGGTTGATCAACTGGCAACGGATATTGAGATGCGTGCTGGTTTAATGCAAACCTTCGGAGCTGATGAAGATGACGAGCATCAGCTTAATGCTATCGGCTACCGTGATTACGCCAGCTTAGTGGCAACCAGCAGTAATCCGCTCATCGAAGACAAGATTGCCATTGTTGTAGCAAAAGGCACCATCCTTAACGGCGACCAGCCACCAGGTACCATTGGTGGTGTGTCCACTGCGAAGCTGCTGCGCGAAGCCCGTTTCGACGAGCAGGTTAAAGCCGTGGTATTACGAGTAGACAGCGGCGGTGGCAGTGCCTATGCCTCAGAGCAACTGCGCCAAGAGGTATTAGCGCTGCAAGCTGCTGGTAAACCAGTTGTGGCCTCAATGGGCTCTGTGGCCGCGTCAGGTGGTTATTGGATTTCTGCCAGTGCCGATCGGATCTTTGCCCAAGAGGATACCATCACCGGCTCTATCGGTATCATCAGTATGTTCCAAACCTTTGAAAAGGCAGCTGAGTTTGTCGGTGTTCATCAAGACGGTGTCGCAACCAGTGATATTCGAGAAATCAGCTTTATCGAGCCGTTGAACGAAAAGATCGGGCCAATTGTACAGCGCTTAATGGACAAGGGTTATCACGATTTTATCAGCCTTGTTTCACAATCCCGTGGTTTGGATTTGGCGACGGTCGATTCAGTCGCTCAAGGGCGAATTTGGAGCGGTATCGACGCGCTTGAATTGGGATTGGTTGATGAGATAGGTAGCCTTGATCAAGCGATTGCCGCCGCTGCAGACTTAGCGTCCATCGGCAGCTATGACACTAAGGTAATTAGCCATGAACTTACTCCAGAACAGGAGCTTATCCGCGAGATCCTAAACTCTGTTTCGGTATACATGCCCGAGCCAAGTACCGACACCAAGCTGCTGTGGCAGTTGAAAGGGTTACTCAAACCGATTGAAGCTCAACTGCGACTCAACGATCCCAATAACCTGTACTACCTGTGTGTTGAGTGTGACAACATCCGCTAA
- the ansA gene encoding asparaginase: protein MHRKRIYVAYTGGTIGMQHTEKGFVPAAGFLTESVKTNPEFHRAEMPRFEIHEYDELIDSSNASPDDWQRIADDIANNYHDYDGFVILHGTDTMAFTASALSFMLEGLAKPVIVTGSQIPLAELRSDGQPNLLNSLFIAANYPIAEVCLFFNNVLLRGNRSTKVHADGFAAFDSPNIAPLLNAGIEIRTGTPALVPAADAKLKVSPITTQAVGVVTLYPGISTEVIANILQQPVKALILLSFGVGNAPERADLLELLNDAHKREIMVLNLTQCLQGKVNMAGYATGNALSEVGVLSGYDMTTEAALTKLHYLLSQSLSFSERCQLIGQPLRGELSH, encoded by the coding sequence ATGCACCGTAAACGCATCTATGTCGCCTATACCGGCGGCACAATCGGTATGCAACATACTGAAAAAGGCTTCGTTCCAGCTGCTGGCTTTCTTACCGAAAGCGTTAAGACCAACCCCGAATTCCATCGTGCCGAGATGCCACGGTTTGAGATCCATGAATACGATGAGTTGATCGATTCATCCAATGCCTCTCCAGACGATTGGCAACGCATAGCCGATGACATCGCCAACAATTACCACGATTACGATGGCTTTGTGATCCTCCACGGCACCGACACTATGGCGTTCACCGCTTCAGCGCTGTCGTTTATGCTCGAAGGTCTAGCTAAGCCGGTTATCGTAACCGGCTCACAAATCCCGCTGGCGGAGCTGCGCTCTGATGGTCAACCAAACCTACTTAACTCGTTATTTATCGCTGCCAACTACCCCATTGCCGAGGTATGTCTGTTTTTCAATAATGTGTTGTTACGAGGCAATCGAAGCACCAAGGTTCATGCGGATGGCTTTGCAGCATTCGACAGCCCTAACATCGCACCATTGCTGAATGCGGGCATCGAGATCCGCACTGGTACGCCAGCGCTTGTGCCCGCAGCTGATGCCAAGCTAAAGGTGTCACCAATTACCACTCAGGCCGTTGGTGTAGTGACCCTATACCCAGGGATCAGCACTGAGGTCATCGCCAATATTCTGCAGCAGCCGGTTAAAGCACTTATCTTGCTCTCGTTCGGCGTAGGTAACGCACCGGAGCGAGCCGATCTGCTCGAATTGCTCAATGACGCTCATAAGCGCGAGATCATGGTGCTCAATCTGACTCAGTGCTTGCAAGGTAAGGTTAATATGGCAGGCTACGCCACCGGCAATGCACTGTCTGAGGTTGGGGTGCTATCTGGTTATGACATGACTACGGAGGCGGCCCTAACCAAACTTCACTATCTGTTGTCGCAATCGTTAAGCTTTAGCGAACGTTGCCAGCTTATTGGGCAACCGCTCCGAGGCGAACTCAGTCACTAA
- a CDS encoding YeaC family protein, producing the protein MDFNHMIDGLTPEIVARLQTGVETGKWPDGSLLTDQQRESAMQALIAWQARYADNKDHLTINRDGEINHLSKAQQKRQFDPNAIETKTAE; encoded by the coding sequence ATGGATTTTAACCACATGATTGACGGCCTGACGCCAGAGATCGTCGCTCGATTACAAACCGGAGTAGAAACCGGAAAATGGCCAGATGGCAGTTTGCTGACAGATCAACAGCGAGAAAGCGCAATGCAGGCGTTAATCGCTTGGCAAGCACGGTATGCTGATAATAAGGATCACCTTACGATTAACCGCGACGGCGAAATTAATCACCTCAGCAAGGCGCAACAGAAGCGTCAGTTTGATCCAAATGCGATTGAAACCAAAACCGCGGAATAG
- a CDS encoding SoxR reducing system RseC family protein has translation MALIHCAACSKKISNRAGVCPHCGFSISDDPEKQEQAARIRAIHMQQQLMNHSFVALLLFVGGFAIWWWGGEPSDGWRKTVGIGSMALGFGMYLITRIRIVLNKRGR, from the coding sequence ATGGCTTTGATCCACTGCGCGGCCTGCAGTAAGAAAATCTCAAATCGTGCTGGAGTCTGTCCGCACTGCGGCTTTTCGATTTCAGACGATCCTGAGAAGCAGGAGCAAGCGGCACGGATCCGCGCTATTCACATGCAACAACAATTGATGAACCATAGCTTTGTCGCGTTACTGTTGTTTGTCGGTGGTTTTGCTATTTGGTGGTGGGGTGGTGAGCCAAGTGACGGCTGGCGTAAGACGGTCGGCATCGGTTCAATGGCATTAGGCTTTGGCATGTACTTGATTACTCGGATCCGGATTGTGTTAAACAAGCGAGGTAGATAA